The Anopheles maculipalpis chromosome 3RL, idAnoMacuDA_375_x, whole genome shotgun sequence genomic sequence ATTTCATGCAGACAATGAATTCAAACATATACAATCAATATGATCAATAAAGCAAACTGAAGCAAAATTCACGAAACAACACCAgctattgtttattttaatgaaaggTGGTGCAAACATCAGCACCATAGCATAAAGCTCATTCCTCCGTACCTAGTAATGGCTACACTCTCTTCCTTCACTACGCTCTGTTCAGCCGTGAATTGCCAAACTCCACGGCCGACTTCCATGGTTCATCTTCTGACGTTTGATCGAAGTAGTACGCCGTCTGCGCATTGCGCTGCCGTATTACGGCCGATAGTTTGTCTTGACTGATAGCGCGTAGACACCAGTACAGCTCCCCTGCCACCTGACAGCGCTGTAGTTCGCTAGCCGCCATATCAAACTCACTGTAGTCTCGCACAATCTCTGCAACCTGCGCAAAGAGAGAAGCAGCAAGtgtttacgttttgtaaaaatcaCAACTCCAGCACAATTTCAGCTGGTACTCGTCGCGGCGTCAACTTACATTCACCGTACCCTCCTCGGTAATCCAACGGAACCCGCGCAAAATACATTCGACGGCGGTTGGATTAGGACACTGGCTTTGTTCCTCCTCTGACCACACAAAATCGTATCGCCGCTCGCAGTAGCTAACAAAATGTTGCCCGATCTGTTTGACGTGCGGTCCGAGCCGTTGGTACGTGACCAAGATTTTGCGCAGGTCACCGTGGAAGATATCCAGTATGTGTTCCTGATGCGTCGCGTAGAATGGTGCGTATTTGGCGAACACGGTTGAACATTCACTGTCCGGTAGCTCGCCTGTAAGCAGTTGGTTCGCATCGTTGTAGAGTTGATGCATCTCTTCTGAGTCTGGATCCTCGTGGAATGCACGCGCCTGCCGCTCGAAGCGCTCGGGCAGAAATTGTCTCCGGGCCGGGTCGTACAGCCGGAGATCCTCACTAACGCACTTCACGTAACATTGGCTCTCGGGCGACATGTCCGGCTGCCACATAACCCAGCGAATTTTCATCTCAATGCTGGCGGACGAGTCGTTGAGGCAACGCACGTACGCGTACAGCGTTTGCTCCGGAGTTCGTGGTTGCCATTCGGATGTGGTGGGTGTTGCGATGCGTAGCGGTGGGCAATCCGTTGCGATCGGGTTCCCACCAACCACTGCTACTAGCAGCAGTGCCACACCGAAGGTAATAACACCATCCAACACACGCGTCACCATCGTACCAATACTGTACAGATTTTCGCTTGCATCTGATCACTCGAATGGTCCGAAGCAGACTGAAAATACCTTCTCCCTGCTGGTCCGTGCAGTCGCTCTAATGTTCCTGAGGGATAGTGCCGTCGGCCGCTTATCGGACCGATCGCACCAGAAGCACAAATGGTTGCAGGCAATAACAACGGCCTGTGTTTGCTCTCTTTCCAACCGCTGAATCAATCCCATACATGATTAAGTCTAATCTTTGTGACTGCGAGACGACGAATCTGGATGCCCTGATTCTCTTGGTATAAATAGCAAAAACCCCTTCATCGGCACAAAACTTCCGCTTCCCGTACAAGCTCACTTTAGCTTTCGCGCTCTTCTTGTTCCCTTTTTCAGGGTTTGGAATAACAATTCAAAGAAGTTGACGCGGCACACACAATCCACCCTGTGATTGACGGATGCCGGTTACGGAAGTACCGGTCCCGGGTGCCACGAACAGCGATTGCATTCGTGTTCAGACTTTCTTTTCATCGGTTCTGTCCGGCCGTAGCTGACCGGCCGCCCCGCTCGTTGCTGATAAAGAGACACACACaatctgtttgttttgcttgccgcGGCGATTGGATGCGGCCAACTCGTGAATAGTCGACTGATCGGTGACCATACGATGATTGGGACGCTTGCTTGCTCCCGGGTAGAGCACAGCCTAAGCGGACAAAGTAGAGTGCATAAACATATAAATCAATGGCATCAGCAGCTCACGTACTCGGAAccgactcacacacacacgcacgcacaattGCGAACCCAATCGTTCGCAGACGGCGTTAAATTTTCAACCCCAATCCCAATCTAGCCGGAGACGAGCAGACATTAGCGCCGGGACCGATCAGCCGAGTGTAATCGGCAAGTGATGCACTTTCGAATACGGCAGCGTACGGAaggatttgaaaatttctgtgACATTGCGTTCGGATGGTTCGGTAGCACTGAAAGGGCTCTGCATAAAATGGCATTCGTCTAAGGGAGTTTCCGATGCTGGACGGTTTTTGGAGCGCCGTTCATCATCAGCAAAGTATATGGTGGACAAAtgtgtttggaaaatgtgGCACGATGATTGATGAGATGATTGCTGGCGATAGACGATGCATCGGGCTAGAGCAAGACCGTTGCATTAGTGCTGCTTGATGGACCGTGCTCGCGTCATGCTTGGAGAAAGTGACTAAGTGTTTTGATGAGCAATCatatgtttcaattttaccAGTTCCAGATAGTAGCGAGAAACTGATGCAAAGAGTATCGTTTAGTTTTCAGAAAACTGATAAGCTTTTGCAATTCATTGATAGTAAACAACTTCAAAGCAGGTTTACAGCAGaacaataattatttgttgttgtataAGTAACAAGATAATGAATAGTATTCAAATTTCGAGACGGTCCGGTAGCAGTGGTGGTCTTCCTGCGGCAGGACTGAGCGTCGGACCGCCTCTCGTATGTTAATTAGAAAACATTATCTGAAAAAGCTATTTATTCTAGCGTAAATTAtataccaaattaacaactcGATACCTACGCAGTGACAAAAATTTGAGACCAAAGTTCAGAGCTTAAAGCAAAAATGAAGAGAAAGTTTATTCAAGATgacattaaaaaagaaacaaaagcgagCCTGAGCCATATGCCGCTTTTGTCTTATCAGGTCAAGGCCGAATGGCAGTTATCTTGAGTCATACGGCTCTCATATCTGTATCAGTAGCTCTGAATCGTAGATGTGTATGTAGAAGATTCGAGTGCAATATGTTTGAAtactttcaattttattgGAACCCCATATAGTAGATGGACACCAAGTAGCACAGGCATACGTTAGGAAGCAAAGGCCGCAACACAATTTAAGTTCCAGTTGACAATTTGGGTCTCTGAAATCACCAGTTAGCTCAATGATACATTCAAAGGTCTTGTTAGCTTTCATTATGGCTTTGTCAACATGTTCGTTGAATTTCATCAACTTCAAAGCTGATTTGGTTGTTAGTGCAACCCGATGTGGTTCAATTTATGATAACATATAATTTGTGATCTTTTTTGCCATGAAATTCATATCATGATACTCATAAGTCAATTTCCTTCGAATGCAGCTTATTAATAGCGATAAAGAATGAACCATTCATTTCTGGCGGCTTGAGTTTTAGTGAGAGTTGAAATTAAGTAGTTAAgataaaaatacaacaagtttaatgattttctGCTAATTATTCTTGTTAtgcgatgttttgttttaacttttAAATTACAAGAAATATAGAAGAATaaattatacaattttttCATGCTAAAACTGTTACTTAAAAGATTATCTTAAATGGCTTTCTACtaaaattcattaaatatAACTATACGTTTCTTAAAACtggtaattaaaaattattcctaGCTTTACCACTCTTACAAGCATCGTTTTAGCATTTCCGACACAAAAGCTCACTGGGACATCTGAGGAACCCCGAAAGACGGggcaaaaatttccaaccatTAAACACAACCGCTAACGACGCAAGCCAAGGACCCAATGAATCCCTCGACGATTGCTGATGGTCGTCCTTTTCCTAATGATCCGCATCGCGGGTCTCGGAAAAAATGCCAACCGGCGCAAGCTACACAAGATGGACGCCCGAGTGGAAAACACATAATTCTTAGCCACTCGAAACCCGTGAAGCTCACTTACATTACTTTCTCGCTTTTTTCACTACACCCAAGAAGAATGGCACCGAGAACGTATACAAGCAAAACCGGGACCCACCCGGTGGTTGATGTCTGTTGGAAGCGGTCAGCCCCAAAATCGAACCGTACATCATCATGCTTCGGCGAACGGGGCAGCATCCGTGTGCGAGTGGTCATTAgaataaatttacatttaacTTCCCTCGAGCCGGGACCGAACTTCTTCTTGTAGTGGTAGGCTCGAGTGGCAGCCTAAACTGCCATGAATAGCAGGCTGAAGGTGAAAAACTTTTAGCAGAAAAACTTACCAAACCCAACAGGGCCAGGGCAGGTCCAAATGAACACAGTAGGCACGCTAAGCCTCTCATGGGTTGTACGATGGAATGTACTCACAtacacccacatacacacacacacacacgcacacaaatacttccacaaaacgaaaagaaacattCATCGAGAGTAATGAGAGTCTAATGGGCCCGGGTTCCCAGCGTCTAGCAGCTCCTTCCCAGCAAGACAACGGTAGGCCCTCAGTAGATCCTCAGCAGAAAGAAGTCGAAAAAGTAGAGTAGTAATCGTATTATTAGATTGATGATTGCCCAGCACCAGAGCATTGCGACGCCCCAGGATGTGCTTTTTGAGGCTGTGAAGtggcaaaacttttcccactCCCACTTCAGACACCGTAGCATGGCTTAAAAGCATTATGAGTTATTTATGATGAGAGGAAATTGATTCCTTCCTTCGGAGCGCTCGAGAGGCTCACTGATCGGTTCGGTGGTTCCGATAAGGGTTCTGGTAGCTACTTCAACCGCTGGCCAGCTACTGCAACACGAGCAGCACACCGACATTCCGCACTGGCAAATGGACCACCGGTAGCTGCTCGATTGTGAACACCTGCAAGCTGACTCGTCCGCACAGCTTTACAAGAGAGCACCGAAAGAAAGCACTGACAAGCTCTTCCGAAGCCCATCAAATCGTGCTTCGATGCTATGGCTCGAGTGCCGGAGCTCGAGATGGCCAAGTTAAACAGATTGTTTACGGGAAACTCTTTTGacttaattgaaatttataaaactttCCACCCTTGGCCAAAGCTTTCCATCGCGTGGCATGACCGGATCTCCCCGGGTGCCGGATGCTGGAAAGCGTTACGTTCTGGTAAATGGAAtctttgaataaattaatttggAATGCTCAAACTCTCTGCAGTGGCGTTTGCAAATACCGTCGCTCGGTCGATGAAACGTCGGTGGTCAGCTGCAACTATTTAGCTGCAATATTCCAACGCTCCACCCCTCACGTACGTTTTCTCCGTAACAAGCAAATGGTCGAAATTTTGTTCTAATTTGTAGACAGTACTCTTTTACAGTTGCTTCTCGGGCATTCTTCCTTTCCTACATGCACTCACTGAACGTGTTGGTGTGTGCTATGCACCCTGCACAAATATCTGACCAGGGCGATGGCGCATGGATAAGGGTACAGAGCAAGATACTTGAAAGCATAATGAAAAACTTGCAAAACCTGCAAGTGAGTGTGTGCTTTCGATGCAGCTGAGCTTGGTTGTTGTCTCCGGTTCTAATCCgaaatagtttttgtttccatcatcatccctTGCCGTGCCGAGTGCGCCGAGTCTGCAGCTTCCCGGTAAATATACCGTTCGTGGAACCCATTTATTCATCCAACACTTCAAATCTGAACAACTATTCATCTACCTCAAACCTCAATACGTGTCCCGACCTCGGCACAGAGCAAGAGCTGGAGCACAAACTTTCCGATTATTCTTGATAGCTTTAAAAGCGCTCATAAATtgagaaactttttttttctgctcacgGCAACTGCTAGAGTGGTGGGGAGTATGAATATTAAATTACACATAATTACTCAAAAGTTAGGTAAAGTTTCATCGTTTTAGTCGGGCAAAAGGACATCGGCTAATGAGTTTAATAAGCATCTGCCGACTTTTGCTTAGAAGACTGCTAGGTTGAGTTTGCGAACTGGAACACTTTGATCGATTGTGGTGCTGATTA encodes the following:
- the LOC126562652 gene encoding 37 kDa salivary gland allergen Aed a 2-like, with translation MVTRVLDGVITFGVALLLVAVVGGNPIATDCPPLRIATPTTSEWQPRTPEQTLYAYVRCLNDSSASIEMKIRWVMWQPDMSPESQCYVKCVSEDLRLYDPARRQFLPERFERQARAFHEDPDSEEMHQLYNDANQLLTGELPDSECSTVFAKYAPFYATHQEHILDIFHGDLRKILVTYQRLGPHVKQIGQHFVSYCERRYDFVWSEEEQSQCPNPTAVECILRGFRWITEEGTVNVAEIVRDYSEFDMAASELQRCQVAGELYWCLRAISQDKLSAVIRQRNAQTAYYFDQTSEDEPWKSAVEFGNSRLNRA